The following proteins are co-located in the Alphaproteobacteria bacterium genome:
- a CDS encoding alpha/beta fold hydrolase has protein sequence MNKLVYLVALYILVASTIKAEAHSAQVISSLTIIRKDEELADMSRKRHIPIQLSYVGNNPKSHVILLNHGYGVTYKDYQFIANHLAKLGFFVVSIQHDLKTDSKIPRTGNIFQRRMPMWERGVQNINFVLDELKRINPNLNFDKVTLIGHSNGGDISMMFADLYPQKIAKVISIDSLRYPMPVKHHLPILSLRATDTKADEGVLPLTGAKIVEIKNAKHNDMYDAATDEVKKDILNEISDFLK, from the coding sequence ATGAATAAATTAGTTTATCTTGTTGCATTATACATATTAGTTGCTTCTACCATTAAAGCTGAAGCTCATTCTGCGCAGGTGATTTCTTCTTTAACAATCATCCGAAAAGATGAAGAACTTGCGGATATGAGTCGAAAACGCCATATTCCCATTCAGCTTTCATATGTGGGGAACAATCCAAAAAGTCATGTCATTTTGCTGAATCATGGTTATGGTGTTACCTATAAAGATTATCAATTTATTGCAAATCATCTTGCAAAATTAGGATTTTTTGTTGTAAGCATTCAACATGATTTGAAGACTGATTCTAAAATTCCACGAACAGGTAACATTTTTCAAAGGCGTATGCCTATGTGGGAGCGCGGTGTTCAAAATATTAATTTTGTATTGGACGAACTTAAAAGAATAAATCCCAATCTTAATTTTGATAAAGTCACATTGATTGGACATTCGAATGGTGGTGATATATCCATGATGTTTGCAGATTTATATCCACAAAAAATAGCAAAAGTGATTTCAATTGATTCACTACGTTACCCAATGCCTGTAAAGCATCATTTACCGATTTTATCTTTGCGTGCGACGGATACTAAAGCAGATGAGGGTGTTTTGCCTTTAACAGGCGCAAAAATCGTCGAAATCAAAAATGCAAAGCATAATGATATGTATGATGCTGCAACTGATGAAGTAAAAAAGGATATCTTGAATGAGATATCCGATTTTTTGAAGTAG